The following coding sequences lie in one Cloeon dipterum chromosome 1, ieCloDipt1.1, whole genome shotgun sequence genomic window:
- the LOC135934482 gene encoding ATP-binding cassette sub-family A member 7-like isoform X2, whose translation MNFLRQVQLILWKNWVLRKRQKVRCLVELIWPLILFSILMWVRTRGLKSYIHECHFEEKAMPSAGLFPFFQSFLCTVNNTCHRTVQPRPGDNLRNLNTTLLEKLFDNFESILASNVGPNEKTNIETATKDLMDLSLLVQSIAAREKNVEGSIVLQNFLQNPREFKSMLRKEKVNLSEPVIDSLISSKLVPQNITLGQLAALRNDPRALVCDPSTLGNILTWGPYKASPDDVSRELCSLPMSNITFIARSFEQSAEANKVFSELWKFTELNLGRELSWSDWRQLQTLSSRLVDNVRKLDSFQETLNEVGAIGKKYLPTEEQIDEYKNSRVANFSSLNPSMLTSMAIVQKLLCGPEATSILDQIAAGGGESTRFDELKDQLKNSESQYEEYINDTDASPECNNFFKSLERNSVTRFLWNQVKPFVRGKILFAPDEPAVIRVVEGVNASFALIEKIVEATTLLTDTVIPKLRDSLVNQTISLQLIQDSWPKLFDLLKKSAPDNLVGELENLNELSTRFLASDNTELRETALATIEELQINITTLLECVDLNKIEMYPNEEEAVKRGMELLEHNKLWAVVSFLDLPDSNGTLEKLPPFISYKIRMDSSRIDSTKRVEDILRRPGPRRRPGIDLKYITYGFAYLQDMLDASLIKEQTKRIRTPGIFLQQFPYPCHLIDRFVLAISRTFPLFMTLSWVYTSAMIVKSIVYEKERRLKETMRVMGLGNGVHWIGWFIDSFTPMLLTTVLLTIILVYGKILENSDPSLIFVFLLTYAIATISKCFLISTLFSKANLAAAAGGIIFFIMYLPYAFTVLWEETMSGVVKTLVCLISNVAFGYGCSYLSFFEETGIGAHWYNYDKSPLLNDSMNLSTCMQMLLLDAVIYAVFTWYLEAVFPGEYGVPKRWYFFVQKSYWCGKDLTVDDVPTGSTPATENLNDSRDSGNLEEEPAGLQVGVALQNLGKTYSNGKIALNNLNLNFYQNQITAFLGHNGAGKTTTISILTGLFPPSNGTAKINGFDIRTDMDSIRGSLGTCPQHNVLFDYLTVEEHLWFYARIKGKESAEVTAEAEKMIIDLGLPHKKHEMSKNLSGGMQRKLSIAVAFVGGSKTVILDEPTSGVDPFSRRSIWEMLVKYKQNRTVILTTHFMDEADLLADRIAIISGGNLQCCGSSLFLKARFGSGFYLTVERLTNPSRNATGEIAVNGSLQQNGQTENSEATNQINKVTELVQKCVSSSELLEAVGQELVYSLPFTMGERQGALPILQALLDSLDNHGQAIGINSYGISDTSLEEIFLKIAHDGEYSANERLMNGNALENSSLVTGTFPKTNLLNGNTSAAVNGPLRFLKSGKSGKRRNIYIQANGNKVQYTRAATDDPGNLENGDAASVDSDYWDTKSGRRKLRWRQFMALQTKRFHHTRRNPKALFCEIVLPAVFVCLAFVFTMILPGLQEEPPLELHPWMYTEPNNIFLDVHSPSNAWVEKYKNQILGPYGIGTRCAGDSTYQCTKPSEMFNYPKKDIPDESPSCSCERGTQVCPADAGGPPPQKIKIATGDLFYDLSERNVSDWLVKTEKQFYKIRYGGFSLGVYNPFSMINISYILDRISRLDRASNLGQTRIDDYETIASNLTARAKQEDIFDNIRVWWNNKGWPMSVSYMNAINNVVLRASLPEVEDPKMYGIRAINHPMNFTPSQLSQEMIKQSSISLLHAIAVIFAMSFVPASFVVTLIEERATKAKHLQFVSGVDAAIYWISAFFWDMMSYLVSATLCIAIFLIFNEKAYVSSENLPGLVLLLFFYGWSSIPLMYPASFVAKVSSTAFVFLACWNLFVGIVTTVAVFVLEIFDDEELQFIGSILKEVFLVFPHFCLGQGLMKMATNHLISQQFASFGLELNKNVFEWEFLGKNLLAMIVEGFIFFAFTLAIEFGLLDPVWQWILAKLNRTAKLDERTLSDIHNDEEDVAAERHRVTSSRNEDHVLALSNLTKVYKTGGRPAVNKLCFGVKPAECFGLLGLNGAGKTSTFKMLTGDTKPSFGDAFVCGHSIKSEIRLVRRKLGYCPQFDALDPLLTAREHLELYSKLRGVPSHLLPHAVDEGLSRLGLTQYADKCAGTYSGGNKRKLSTAIALVGNPPLVFLDEPTSGMDPAARRFLWRCILRAVREGRSVVLTSHSMEECQALCSRLTVMVNGKLSCLGSAQHLKSKFGNGYTLVVRCPVDSVEAMETHMKQQLPEAVLSESHHTRLVFQLPSGAHKLSTALGALEVARTKNLLYDYSLSQTTLEEVFLRFANKQNDLIESGDEKTSSLDCSCFKHLIDKKCKFVK comes from the exons ATGAACTTTCTCCGGCAAGTTCAGCTAATTCTATGGAAGAATTGGGTTTTGCGAAAGAGGCAAAAG GTACGATGCCTGGTGGAATTGATATGGcccctgattttattttcaattttgatgtgGGTGCGGACAAGAGGCCTCAAGTCGTACATCCATGAGT GCCACTTCGAAGAGAAGGCTATGCCTTCGGCAGgcttatttccatttttccaaaGTTTCCTTTGCACAGTGAACAACACCTGCCACAGAACAGTGCAGCCCAGACCAGGAGACAATCTCCGAAATTTGAATACTACTCT tttggaaaAGCTGTTCGACAATTTTGAGTCGATACTGGCTTCAAATGTTGGACCAAATGAGAAGACAAACATAGAAACGGCTACCAAAGATCTAATGGATTTATCGCTCCTGGTGCAATCTATTGCAGCGCGGGAAAAGAATGTCGaag gttCCATAGTACTGCAGAATTTCCTTCAAAACCCGAGGGAATTCAAATCAATGCTGAGGAAAGAAAAAGTGAACTTGAGCGAACCAGTGATTGATTCGTTGATTTCGTCAAAATTAGTGCCGCAGAACATTACTTTG ggtCAGCTAGCTGCTTTGAGAAATGATCCAAGAGCGTTGGTTTGCGATCCATCGACACTGGGAAACATTTTGACCTGGGGTCCATACAAAGCATCGCCTGATGACGTGTCAAGAGAACTTTGCTCATTGCCGATGTCAAACATCACTTTCATCGCACGGTCTTTTGAGCAAAGTGCCGAAGCAAACAAAGTCTTCAGCGAg CTGTGGAAATTCACCGAACTGAACCTTGGACGAGAGTTAAGCTGGTCTGATTGGCGCCAGCTTCAGACACTATCATCAAGGCTTGTTGACAACGTTCGCAAATTGGACTCTTTCCAGGAGACTTTGAA tgaGGTTGGAGCCATTGGCAAAAAGTATCTGCCCACAGAGGAACAAATCGACGAGTATAAAAACTCCAGAGTTGCTAACTTTTCATCTCTAAACCCATCGATGCTCACGTCAATGGCAATTGTTCAGAAATTGCTGTGTGGTCCTgaggcaacaagcattttggATCAGATTGCTGCGGGCGGAGGAGAAAGCACACG GTTTGATGAACTCAAAGACCAGCTCAAAAATTCAGAGTCTCAATATGAAGAGTATATCAATGACACTGATGCGTCTCCAGagtgcaacaattttttcaagagtCTTGAGAGAAACAGCGTCACCAGATTTCTTTGGAATCAAGTGAAGCCTTTTGTCAG agggaaaatattgtttgcgcCCGACGAGCCAGCTGTAATTCGCGTCGTGGAAGGAGTGAACGCATCATTCGCACTGATTGAGAAAATTGTTGAGGCAACGACCCTTTTGACAGACACAGTAATTCCAAAGCTGAGAGATTCGCTGGTCAACCAAACCATTAGTTTACAGCTGATTCAA gattcctggccaaaattatttgatctcCTCAAAAAGAGTGCACCTGATAATTTAGTTGGTGAACTTGAAAATCTGAATGAGCTATCAACACg CTTTCTGGCATCTGACAACACGGAACTCCGAGAGACTGCACTTGCCACAATCGAAGAGCTTCAAATCAATATTACTACTTTGTTAGAGTGTGTTgacttaaacaaaattgaaatgtacCCCAATGAGGAAGAAGCTGTTAAGAGAGGAATGGAGCTCTTGGAACACAACAAGTTGTGGGCTGTTGTCAGCTTCTTAGATTTGCCTGACAGTAATGGAACACTAGAAAAGTTGCCTCCTTTCATTTCTTACAAAATTAG AATGGACAGCAGCAGAATAGACTCCACCAAACGCGTGGAAGACATCTTGAGGCGTCCAGGACCAAGACGCAGGCCAGGCATAGATCTCAAATACATCACATACGGGTTTGCCTACTTGCAGGACATGCTCGACGCCAGTTTAATCAAAGAGCAAACCAAAAGAATACGCACGCCTGGTATATTCTTGCAGCAGTTTCCCTATCCTTGCCATTTAATCGACAG ATTTGTGCTCGCTATCTCAAGAACGTTTCCACTCTTCATGACCCTCTCTTGGGTCTACACCAGTGCTATGATTGTCAAGAGCATTGTATACGAAAAAGAGCGCAGACTGAAAGAAACAATGCGTGTTATGGGCCTCGGCAACGGTGTCCACTGGATTGGCTGGTTCATCGACAGTTTCACGCCAATGTTGCTGACCACAGTCCTACTGACAATTATTTTGGTG TATGGCAAAATCCTTGAAAATTCCGACCCTTCGCTGATTTTTGTGTTCCTGCTCACTTATGCCATCGCTACAATCAGCAAATGTTTCTTGATCTCAACTCTCTTCTCAAAGGCTAATTTagcagctgctgctggcggTATCATCTTCTTCATCATGTACCTCCCATACGCATTCACCGTTCTCTGGGAAGAAACAATGTCTGGAGTTGTCAAAACCTTAGTC TGCCTCATTTCCAACGTGGCTTTTGGTTACGGCTGCTCTTACCTGTCGTTCTTTGAAGAAACAGGAATAGGCGCTCACTGGTATAATTACGACAAGAGTCCATTGCTGAATGACTCCATGAATCTTTCAACCTGTATGCAAATGTTGCTGCTTGACGCGGTCATATATGCTGTGTTCACTTGGTACCTAGAAGCAGTGTTCCCAG GAGAATATGGTGTACCTAAGCGATGGTATTTCTTCGTTCAAAAATCGTATTGGTGCGGAAAAGACTTAACAGTTGATGATGTGCCTACGGGATCTACGCCGGCCACAGAGAATTTAAATGATAGCA ggGACTCTGGAAACCTTGAAGAAGAGCCTGCTGGCCTTCAAGTGGGAGTTGCACTGCAAAATCTAGGCAAAACTTACAGCAATGGAAAGATAGCGTTGAATAACTTGAACCTTAACTTCTACCAAAACCAAATAACCGCCTTCCTTGGCCACAATGGAGCTGGAAAAACCACTACAAT CTCTATCTTGACTGGACTCTTTCCCCCGTCGAATGgcactgcaaaaataaatggatttgACATAAGGACTGACATGGACAGTATCAGAGGCAGTCTTGGCACGTGTCCTCAGCACAACGTTTTATTTGATTA TTTGACAGTCGAGGAGCACCTTTGGTTTTACGCACGCATCAAAGGAAAGGAAAGCGCAGAAGTGACTGCTGAAGCTGAAAAGATGATCATTGACTTAGGATTACCTCACAAGAAACACGAAATGTCAAAGAATCTGTCAGGAGGTATGCAGCGAAAGCTTTCCATAGCTGTGGCATTTGTCGGTGGATCAAA AACTGTCATATTGGACGAACCAACTTCAGGGGTGGATCCATTTTCACGCCGATCAATTTGGGAGATGTTGGTCAAGTACAAGCAAA ACCGAACAGTGATCCTTACAACCCACTTTATGGATGAGGCTGACCTTCTTGCTGATCGAATCGCTATCATCTCTGGTGGCAACCTTCAGTGCTGTGGATCGAGTCTCTTCCTTAAAGCTAGGTTTGGGTCTGGATTTTACCTGACAGTGGAGAGATTGACGAATCCCAGCAGAAAC GCTACTGGTGAAATTGCAGTCAATGGTTCTCTTCAACAGAACGGCCAAACGGAAAATTCTGAGGCTACCAATCAAATTAACAAAGTCACGGAATTGGTGCAGAAGTGCGTTTCGAGCAGTGAACTCTTAGAGGCTGTCGGACAAGAACTGGTTTATTCGCTGCCATTCACCATGGGAGAAAGACAAGGCGCCCTCCCAATTCTGCAGGCTCTCTTAGATTCTTTGGACAATCACGGACAGGCAATCGGGATCAATTCTTATGGAATATCTGACACGTCATTGGAGGAAATCTTCTTGAAAATCGCTCACGATGGAGAATACAGTGCAAATGAGAGGCTCATGAATG GCAACGCGTTAGAAAACAGCTCTTTGGTGACTGGCACATTTCCAAAAACAAATCTCCTAAACGGAAATACCAGTGCTGCAGTAAATGGACCACTAAGGTTCCTCAAATCTGGTAAATCAG GGAAAAGGCGGAATATTTACATCCAAGCGAACGGAAACAAAGTGCAAT aCACTAGAGCAGCAACGGACGATCCTGGAAATCTTGAAAATGGTGACGCTGCCAGCGTGGACTCAGATTATTGGGACACAAAATCGGGAAGACGAAAGCTGAGGTGGCGCCAGTTCATGGCTCTGCAGACCAAAAGATTCCACCACACCAGGAGAAATCCAAAAGCATTGTTTTGCGAG ATTGTTTTGCCTGCTGTGTTTGTGTGCCTTGCATTTGTGTTTACCATGATCTTACCTGGATTGCAAGAAGAACCGCCACTTGAACTGCATCCCTGGATGTACACTGAgccaaacaatattttccttgACGTTCACTCTCCCAGTAACGCCTGGGTAGAAAAATACAAGAACCAAATTTTAGGACCCTACGGCATCGGCACCAGATGTGCAGGAGACAG CACATACCAATGCACAAAACCAAGCGAAATGTTTAACTACCCAAAGAAGGACATTCCAGACGAGTCACCAAGCTGCTCGTGCGAAAGAGGAACCCAAGTTTGCCCCGCAGACGCTGGTGGGCCACCACCTCAGAAAATAAAG ATAGCAACTGGTGACCTTTTCTACGACCTCTCAGAGCGAAACGTGTCGGACTGGTTGGTAAAAACTGAGAAACAATTCTATAAAATTCG ATATGGTGGCTTCTCTCTGGGAGTGTACAACCCATTCAGCATGATCAACATCTCTTACATTCTGGACAGAATTAGCAGACTGGACCGAGCCTCCAATCTCGGTCAAACTCGAATAGATGATTATGAAACAATCGCTTCCAATCTCACTGCAAGGGCTAAACAAGAAGACATTTTTGATAACATCAGA GTTTGGTGGAACAATAAGGGCTGGCCAATGTCTGTTTCCTATATGAATGCAATCAACAATGTTGTCCTGAGAGCGTCCTTGCCAGAGGTGGAAGACCCAAAAATGTATGGTATCCGTGCCATTAATCATCCTATGAATTTCACTCCATCGCAACTGTCTCAAGAAATGAT CAAGCAGTCAAGCATCAGCCTGCTGCACGCAATTGCTGTTATTTTCGCCATGAGCTTTGTACCAGCATCCTTTGTGGTGACTTTGATTGAAGAGCGTGCGACAAAAGCCAAGCACTTACAATTTGTTTCTGGAGTCGACGCAGCAATTTACTGGATTAGCGCGTTTTTCTGGGACATG ATGAGCTATCTGGTCTCAGCAACCTTGTGCATCGCCATCTTCCTCATATTTAACGAGAAAGCCTACGTTTCGAGCGAGAACCTTCCCGGCCTTGTGCTGCTCTTGTTCTTTTATGG TTGGTCTAGTATCCCTTTGATGTACCCAGCCAGCTTCGTGGCTAAAGTGTCGAGCACAGCTTTTGTTTTCCTGGCTTGTTGGAATTTGTTTGTCGGTATAGTTACCACGGTGGCTGTTTTTGTTCTGGAAATATTTGATGATGAG GAGCTGCAATTCATCGGGTCTATATTGAAAGAagtttttctcgtttttccCCACTTCTGTCTCGGACAAGGTCTGATGAAAATGGCAACAAACCATTTGATTTCTCAGCAATTTGCTtcatttg GCTTGGAACtgaacaaaaatgtatttgaatGGGAATTTCTCGGCAAAAATTTGCTGGCCATGATCGTTGAAGGATTCATTTTCTTTGCCTTCACACTTGCCATAGAGTTTGGATTGTTAGATCCTGTATGGCAATGGATTCTCGCCAAGTTGAAC AGAACCGCCAAGCTCGACGAACGCACACTTTCGGATATTCATAATGATGAGGAAGATGTCGCAGCTGAACGGCACAGAGTAACATCAAGTAGGAATGAAGACCACGTCTTAGCGTTAAGCAACCTGACAAAG GTCTACAAGACTGGAGGCCGGCCTGCTGTAAACAAATTATGCTTTGGGGTGAAACCTGCTGAGTGTTTTGGACTGCTGGGCCTCAATGGGGCTGGAAAGACTTCTACTTtcaag ATGCTGACTGGCGACACGAAACCATCCTTTGGCGACGCATTTGTATGTGGTCACAGCATTAAAAGTGAGATCCGATTGGTGCGGCGCAAACTTGGCTACTGCCCGCAGTTTGATGCCCTAGACCCGCTCCTAACAGCAAGAGAGCATTTGGAGCTATATTCCAAGTTGAGAGGAGTGCCTAGTCATCTCCTACCgcat GCGGTAGATGAGGGATTGTCTCGCCTGGGTCTGACACAATATGCTGACAAATGTGCTGGCACCTACTCGGGcggaaacaaaagaaaattgtccACCGCCATCGCTCTTGTCGGAAATCCACCTCTCGTTTTCTTG GACGAACCGACGAGCGGAATGGATCCTGCTGCGCGCCGCTTTTTGTGGCGCTGCATCCTGCGCGCTGTGCGCGAGGGCCGCTCAGTTGTCCTCACTTCCCACAGCATGGAAGAGTGCCAGGCGCTTTGCTCAAGACTAACTGTTATGGTCAACGGCAAACTCTCTTGCCTTGGCAGTGCGCAACATCTGAAGAGCAA ATTCGGCAATGGGTACACATTGGTTGTGAGGTGTCCAGTGGATAGTGTTGAGGCAATGGAGACGCACATGAAGCAGCAGTTGCCAGAGGCTGTGCTGAGCGAGAGCCACCACACAAGATTAGTTTTCCAACTGCCGAGTGGTGCACATAAACTGTCAACAGCTCTTGGAGCGCTAGAAGTGGCGAGAACAAAAAACCTTCTCTACGACTACTCCCTGTCGCAAACTACTTTGGAGGAG gTGTTTTTGAGATTTGCCAACAAACAAAATGATCTCATCGAGAGTGGAGACGAGAAAACGTCCTCTCTTGACTGCTCTTGCTTCAAACATTTGATCGACAAGAAat GTAAATTTGTCAAGTAA